In one window of Hevea brasiliensis isolate MT/VB/25A 57/8 chromosome 10, ASM3005281v1, whole genome shotgun sequence DNA:
- the LOC110638851 gene encoding uncharacterized protein LOC110638851, with translation MPLAGITRCVSSIFLFIPTLTYLFSLFVELAMGTCSRENGYSASYHDRRFSKQVRDNVHGYIYLDPIFLKFVDTEQFQRLRDLKQLGLVDMVYPGAVHSRFEHSLGVYWLASEAVHRIKAHQGLELGIDGLDIQTVKLAGLLHDVGHGPFSHLFEHEFLPRVLNGFKWSHEDMSMRMIDYIVDTHYIEIDPECQKKAKEMIIASTEHSAPRTTNDKQFLYDIVANGRNGIDVDKFDYLIRDSRACGLGCSFQFERLMDTMRVIEDEICFRANDYLTVHKLFATRADMHRTVYTHAKVKAIELMVVDALTRANGYLQITDKIDKPDDFWKIDDSILKHIETSSSEELKEARDLVQRIRRRELYQFCNEFSVPKDQLEHFKDITPQDIVCSQKTGHITLKEEDVAVSIAKIDLTRGRNNPLESVKFFKDYESEDKFSIPDHLISHLLPSFYQDKIVRVYAKKAELVEAVSEAFVNFQLKEYGMKAQVHATPEKKRQQEWEIDPHKLTVKKLIARGTFASVHRGDYDGRDVAVKVLDCGDEDQKTKAQISSLRTAFRQEVSVWHNLSHPNVSQLIGATMGTSEIKFQNHNGRIGMPVNLCCLVSDYQPGGTLKSYLIKNRETKLPFKNFMQLALDLARGLSYLHSKNIVHRDVKTENMLLDKNQTLMITDFGVARLEALNPNEMTGCTGSLGYMAPEVFDNKPYNRKCDVYSFAICLWEMYCCDMPYPNLSFSELTSAVVYQNLRPEIPKCCPSSVAKVMKRCWDADPNKRPEMEEVSSMLEAIDTSKGTGMTPLHQPRGCFCWRL, from the exons ATGCCTTTGGCGGGCATCACTCGCTGCGTCTCGTCCATATTCCTCTTTATTCCTACGCTAACATATCTCTTTTCCCTGTTCGTTGAACTCGCCATGGGAACTTGTTCCAGAGAGAATGGCTACTCTGCGTCTTATCACGATCGCCGATTCTCCAAGCAGGTTCGCGATAATGTCCATGGCTACATCTATCTGGACCCG ATATTTCTCAAGTTTGTTGATACTGAACAGTTTCAGAG ACTTCGTGATCTAAAGCAACTAG GTCTTGTAGACATGGTTTACCCAGGAGCTGTACATTCTCGTTTTGAGCACTCATTAGGTGTGTATTGGCTGGCTTCTGAAGCAGTTCACAGAATTAAAGCTCACCAA GGCTTGGAGCTTGGTATTGATGGCTTGGATATACAGACAGTGAAACTTGCAG GACTATTGCATGATGTTGGACATGGGCCattcagccatttgtttgaacacGAGTTTCTACCCCGGGTTCTTAATGGTTTTAAGTG GTCTCATGAGGACATGTCTATGAGAATGATAGACTATATTGTTGACACGCACTATATTGAAATTGATCCTGAATGCCAAAAGAAAGCAAAG GAGATGATCATTGCCAGCACTGAACATTCTGCTCCAAGG ACAACGAATGACAAGCAATTCCTATATGATATTGTTGCAAATGGTCGAAATGGGATAGATGTGGACAA GTTTGATTACCTTATTCGAGACTCCCGGGCTTGTGGACTGGGGTGTAGTTTTCAATTTGAGAG GTTAATGGATACTATGCGCGTTATAGAGGATGAGATATGCTTCCGAGCCAATGATT ATCTCACAGTACACAAATTATTTGCAACACGTGCTGATATGCATCGAACAGTCTATACGCATGCAAAAGTGAAG GCAATAGAACTCATGGTTGTTGATGCTTTGACTAGAGCAAATGGTTATCTTCAGATTACAGACAAAATTGATAAGCCAGATGATTTTTGGAAG ATAGATGACTCTATATTGAAACATATCGAAACTAGTTCCAGCGAGGAGCTCAAGGAAGCAAGAGATTTGGTTCAGCGAATTAGGAGAAGGGAACTATACCAG TTCTGCAATGAGTTCTCTGTTCCAAAGGACCAACTAGAGCACTTCAAAGACATTACACCACAGGACATTGTTTGCTCCCAG AAAACTGGTCACATTACACTAAAAGAGGAAGATGTTGCTGTGAGCATTGCTAAGATTGATTTGACACGTGGAAGGAATAATCCTCTTGAAAG CGTCAAATTTTTCAAG GATTATGAGAGCGAGGATAAATTCTCAATCCCAGATCATCTCATCAGCCACTTGCTGCCTTCTTTTTACCAAGATAAGATAGTGAGGGTTTACGCTAAGAAGGCGGAGCTG GTGGAAGCAGTTTCTGAAGCATTTGTGAACTTTCAACTGAAGGAATATGGAATGAAAGCACAGGTACATGCTACTCCTGAGAAGAAGAGACAAC AAGAATGGGAAATTGATCCCCATAAACTAACAGTTAAGAAATTAATAGCTCGAGGGACTTTTGCTTCTGTTCACCGAGGGGATTATGATGGTCGAGACGTTGCAG TTAAAGTGCTTGACTGCGGTGATGAAGATCAAAAGACAAAAGCTCAGATTTCTTCACTTAGGACAGCATTTAGGCAAGAGGTTTCTGTTTGGCATAACCTGTCTCATCCCAATGTTTCACAG TTGATAGGTGCTACAATGGGCACATCAGAAATAAAATTCCAAAACCACAATGGCCGAATTGGCATGCCAGTTAATTTGTGTTGTCTTGTCAGTGATTATCAACCTGGGGGTACTCTCAAATCCTACCTCATAAAGAACCGGGAAACGAAGCTGCCTTTTAAGAACTTCATGCAACTAGCTCTAGATCTTGCAAGAGG GTTGAGCTACCTCCATTCCAAGAATATTGTGCACAGAGATGTGAAGACAGAAAATATGCTACTTGACAAGAATCAAACGCTGATGATAACAGATTTTGGAGTTGCTAGACTTGAAGCTTTGAATCCTAATGAAATGACGGGTTGTACTGGTTCTCTTGGTTACATGGCACCAGAG GTCTTCGACAATAAACCATACAATAGGAAATGTGACGTTTACAGCTTTGCAATTTGCTTATGGGAGATGTATTGCTGTGACATGCCGTATCCAAATCTAAGCTTCTCTGAACTGACTTCTGCAGTGGTTTATCAG AATCTGAGGCCAGAAATACCCAAATGTTGTCCAAGCTCTGTAGCAAAAGTGATGAAAAGATGTTGGGATGCAGACCCTAACAAGAGACCAGAGATGGAGGAGGTGTCGTCAATGTTGGAGGCCATAGACACATCCAAAGGGACAGGCATGACCCCTCTTCACCAGCCTCGGGGTTGCTTCTGCTGGAGGCTCTGA
- the LOC110635340 gene encoding ubiquitin-like-specific protease 1D isoform X3 — protein sequence MEEENSKKRPLDLDWDVILDSKDDEQQQILIVKGPTQLPKPSPMSTDHSPREDCASMTDRELEDGIKRQKLNIANLSPILPDKGEKLRALLKTLEDEYQRRKLRRPEMDVDVFEKPAQLTSSDGFKQKNGSSEVHSQSEVAIIFSRKTKENTDCKIVKAFDDEELSTLSRCNSQKTRTDGALSQSWRKKGHSSSKKLPFQYDNSPSHNGDKHVTYNGDRKDRASSTSSFSHTGESFSSNFSKKKDTCQVLPSNGSGPRKQGKTVVLVDEDETQLVETIEPENKHAECMKDAKIYYPSRDDQESVEICYSDINCLDPEGFLTSPIMNFYIRYLRLQISPTNKAICDYHFFNTFFYKKLKQAVSYKGSDKESFFVKFRRWWKGVNIFQKAYVFIPIHEDLHWSLVIICIPDKEDDLGPIILHLDSLGLHSSKSVFEDIRSYLREEWNYMKQEVSPPDLPIADRIWKHLPRRIDVKKIEVPQQKNDYDCGLFVLFFMERFIEEAPERLKKKDLAMFGKRWFRPEQASGLRVKIRKLLSDEFQKAYEGGQYLEFSPSSSGGASP from the exons ATGGAAGAAGAGAATTCCAAGAAGAGACCGCTGGACCTTGACTGGGACGTGATATTGGACTCAAAAGACGACGAACAACAGCAGATACTGATCGTTAAAGGGCCTACGCAACTGCCAAAACCCTCGCCAATGAGCACCGATCACTCGCCTAGGGAGGATTGTGCTTCCATGACCGATCGCGAGCTTGAGGACGGTATTAAGAGGCAGAAGCTCAATATTGCAAATTTAAGCCCAATTTTGCCTGACAAAGGTGAGAAACTTCGGGCGTTGCTTAAAACCTTAGAGGATGAATACCAACGGAGAAAGCTTCGACGCCCTGAAATG GATGTTGATGTATTTGAGAAGCCTGCTCAGTTAACAAGTTCAG ATGGCTTTAAACAAAAGAATGGATCATCTGAAGTACATTCACAATCTGAAGTTGCCATTATTTTTAGTAGAAAGACGAAAGAAAAT ACAGATTGCAAGATAGTCAAAGCATTTGATGATGAAGAATTGTCAACTTTGAGTCGATGCAACAGCCAGAAAACGAGAACTGATGGAGCCTTATCACAAAGTTGGAGAAAAAAAGGTCATTCATCATCAAAAAAATTGCCTTTTCAATACGATAACAGCCCTTCACATAATGGAGATAAACATGTTACATATAACGGTGATCGAAAGGACAGAGCTTCTTCTACTTCTTCCTTCAGCCACACTGGGGAAAGCTTTTCCAGCAATTTTTCCAAGAA GAAGGATACTTGTCAAGTCCTACCTTCAAATGGCTCAGGGCCTAGGAAA CAGGGGAAGACAGTTGTTCTTGTAGATGAGGATGAAACCCAACTTGTAGAGACAATAGAGCCTGAAAACAAACATGCTGAATG CATGAAGGATGCTAAGATCTACTACCCATCAAG GGATGATCAAGAATCTGTAGAAATTTGTTACTCGGATATAAACTGCCTAGACCCTGAAGGTTTTTTGACATCACCGATCATGAACTTTTACATCAG GTATTTACGGCTGCAAATCTCCCCAACAAACAAGGCTATATGTGATTATCACTTTTTCAATACATTCTTCTACAAGAAGCTCAAACAGGCTGTATCTTACAAG GGGAGTGACAAAGAATCCTTTTTTGTCAAGTTTAGAAGGTGGTGGAAGGGTGTCAATATATTTCAGAAGGCATATGTCTTTATTCCCATACACGAAGA TCTTCATTGGAGCTTGGTGATTATTTGTATCCCAGACAAGGAAGATGACTTGGGACCAATTATACTTCATTTGGATTCTTTGGGACTTCACTCTAGTAAATCAGTCTTTGAAGACATTAGAAG TTATTTGAGAGAAGAATGGAACTACATGAAACAAGAAGTTTCTCCGCCAGATCTTCCAATTGCAGACCGAATATGGAAACATCTCCCTCGTAGAATTGATGTGAAAAAAATTGAG GTTCCTCAACAGAAAAATGACTATGATTGTGGTCTCTTTGTGCTGTTCTTCATGGAGCGATTCATTGAAGAGGCTCCTGAGAGACTGAAAAAGAAAGATTTGGCAATG tttggcAAGCGGTGGTTCAGACCTGAACAAGCCTCTGGTTTGAGAGTGAAAATCCGAAAATTACTATCAGATGAATTTCAAAAGGCATATGAGGGTGGCCAATATTTGGAATTTTCTCCTTCGTCTTCAGGTGGTGCTTCACCCTGA
- the LOC110635340 gene encoding ubiquitin-like-specific protease 1D isoform X4 — protein sequence MEEENSKKRPLDLDWDVILDSKDDEQQQILIVKGPTQLPKPSPMSTDHSPREDCASMTDRELEDGIKRQKLNIANLSPILPDKGEKLRALLKTLEDEYQRRKLRRPEMDVDVFEKPAQLTSSDGFKQKNGSSEVHSQSEVAIIFSRKTKENTDCKIVKAFDDEELSTLSRCNSQKTRTDGALSQSWRKKGHSSSKKLPFQYDNSPSHNGDKHVTYNGDRKDRASSTSSFSHTGESFSSNFSKKKDTCQVLPSNGSGPRKGKTVVLVDEDETQLVETIEPENKHAECMKDAKIYYPSRDDQESVEICYSDINCLDPEGFLTSPIMNFYIRYLRLQISPTNKAICDYHFFNTFFYKKLKQAVSYKGSDKESFFVKFRRWWKGVNIFQKAYVFIPIHEDLHWSLVIICIPDKEDDLGPIILHLDSLGLHSSKSVFEDIRSYLREEWNYMKQEVSPPDLPIADRIWKHLPRRIDVKKIEVPQQKNDYDCGLFVLFFMERFIEEAPERLKKKDLAMFGKRWFRPEQASGLRVKIRKLLSDEFQKAYEGGQYLEFSPSSSGGASP from the exons ATGGAAGAAGAGAATTCCAAGAAGAGACCGCTGGACCTTGACTGGGACGTGATATTGGACTCAAAAGACGACGAACAACAGCAGATACTGATCGTTAAAGGGCCTACGCAACTGCCAAAACCCTCGCCAATGAGCACCGATCACTCGCCTAGGGAGGATTGTGCTTCCATGACCGATCGCGAGCTTGAGGACGGTATTAAGAGGCAGAAGCTCAATATTGCAAATTTAAGCCCAATTTTGCCTGACAAAGGTGAGAAACTTCGGGCGTTGCTTAAAACCTTAGAGGATGAATACCAACGGAGAAAGCTTCGACGCCCTGAAATG GATGTTGATGTATTTGAGAAGCCTGCTCAGTTAACAAGTTCAG ATGGCTTTAAACAAAAGAATGGATCATCTGAAGTACATTCACAATCTGAAGTTGCCATTATTTTTAGTAGAAAGACGAAAGAAAAT ACAGATTGCAAGATAGTCAAAGCATTTGATGATGAAGAATTGTCAACTTTGAGTCGATGCAACAGCCAGAAAACGAGAACTGATGGAGCCTTATCACAAAGTTGGAGAAAAAAAGGTCATTCATCATCAAAAAAATTGCCTTTTCAATACGATAACAGCCCTTCACATAATGGAGATAAACATGTTACATATAACGGTGATCGAAAGGACAGAGCTTCTTCTACTTCTTCCTTCAGCCACACTGGGGAAAGCTTTTCCAGCAATTTTTCCAAGAA GAAGGATACTTGTCAAGTCCTACCTTCAAATGGCTCAGGGCCTAGGAAA GGGAAGACAGTTGTTCTTGTAGATGAGGATGAAACCCAACTTGTAGAGACAATAGAGCCTGAAAACAAACATGCTGAATG CATGAAGGATGCTAAGATCTACTACCCATCAAG GGATGATCAAGAATCTGTAGAAATTTGTTACTCGGATATAAACTGCCTAGACCCTGAAGGTTTTTTGACATCACCGATCATGAACTTTTACATCAG GTATTTACGGCTGCAAATCTCCCCAACAAACAAGGCTATATGTGATTATCACTTTTTCAATACATTCTTCTACAAGAAGCTCAAACAGGCTGTATCTTACAAG GGGAGTGACAAAGAATCCTTTTTTGTCAAGTTTAGAAGGTGGTGGAAGGGTGTCAATATATTTCAGAAGGCATATGTCTTTATTCCCATACACGAAGA TCTTCATTGGAGCTTGGTGATTATTTGTATCCCAGACAAGGAAGATGACTTGGGACCAATTATACTTCATTTGGATTCTTTGGGACTTCACTCTAGTAAATCAGTCTTTGAAGACATTAGAAG TTATTTGAGAGAAGAATGGAACTACATGAAACAAGAAGTTTCTCCGCCAGATCTTCCAATTGCAGACCGAATATGGAAACATCTCCCTCGTAGAATTGATGTGAAAAAAATTGAG GTTCCTCAACAGAAAAATGACTATGATTGTGGTCTCTTTGTGCTGTTCTTCATGGAGCGATTCATTGAAGAGGCTCCTGAGAGACTGAAAAAGAAAGATTTGGCAATG tttggcAAGCGGTGGTTCAGACCTGAACAAGCCTCTGGTTTGAGAGTGAAAATCCGAAAATTACTATCAGATGAATTTCAAAAGGCATATGAGGGTGGCCAATATTTGGAATTTTCTCCTTCGTCTTCAGGTGGTGCTTCACCCTGA
- the LOC110635340 gene encoding ubiquitin-like-specific protease 1D isoform X2, producing MEEENSKKRPLDLDWDVILDSKDDEQQQILIVKGPTQLPKPSPMSTDHSPREDCASMTDRELEDGIKRQKLNIANLSPILPDKGEKLRALLKTLEDEYQRRKLRRPEMDVDVFEKPAQLTSSGITDGFKQKNGSSEVHSQSEVAIIFSRKTKENTDCKIVKAFDDEELSTLSRCNSQKTRTDGALSQSWRKKGHSSSKKLPFQYDNSPSHNGDKHVTYNGDRKDRASSTSSFSHTGESFSSNFSKKKDTCQVLPSNGSGPRKGKTVVLVDEDETQLVETIEPENKHAECMKDAKIYYPSRDDQESVEICYSDINCLDPEGFLTSPIMNFYIRYLRLQISPTNKAICDYHFFNTFFYKKLKQAVSYKGSDKESFFVKFRRWWKGVNIFQKAYVFIPIHEDLHWSLVIICIPDKEDDLGPIILHLDSLGLHSSKSVFEDIRSYLREEWNYMKQEVSPPDLPIADRIWKHLPRRIDVKKIEVPQQKNDYDCGLFVLFFMERFIEEAPERLKKKDLAMFGKRWFRPEQASGLRVKIRKLLSDEFQKAYEGGQYLEFSPSSSGGASP from the exons ATGGAAGAAGAGAATTCCAAGAAGAGACCGCTGGACCTTGACTGGGACGTGATATTGGACTCAAAAGACGACGAACAACAGCAGATACTGATCGTTAAAGGGCCTACGCAACTGCCAAAACCCTCGCCAATGAGCACCGATCACTCGCCTAGGGAGGATTGTGCTTCCATGACCGATCGCGAGCTTGAGGACGGTATTAAGAGGCAGAAGCTCAATATTGCAAATTTAAGCCCAATTTTGCCTGACAAAGGTGAGAAACTTCGGGCGTTGCTTAAAACCTTAGAGGATGAATACCAACGGAGAAAGCTTCGACGCCCTGAAATG GATGTTGATGTATTTGAGAAGCCTGCTCAGTTAACAAGTTCAGGTATAACTG ATGGCTTTAAACAAAAGAATGGATCATCTGAAGTACATTCACAATCTGAAGTTGCCATTATTTTTAGTAGAAAGACGAAAGAAAAT ACAGATTGCAAGATAGTCAAAGCATTTGATGATGAAGAATTGTCAACTTTGAGTCGATGCAACAGCCAGAAAACGAGAACTGATGGAGCCTTATCACAAAGTTGGAGAAAAAAAGGTCATTCATCATCAAAAAAATTGCCTTTTCAATACGATAACAGCCCTTCACATAATGGAGATAAACATGTTACATATAACGGTGATCGAAAGGACAGAGCTTCTTCTACTTCTTCCTTCAGCCACACTGGGGAAAGCTTTTCCAGCAATTTTTCCAAGAA GAAGGATACTTGTCAAGTCCTACCTTCAAATGGCTCAGGGCCTAGGAAA GGGAAGACAGTTGTTCTTGTAGATGAGGATGAAACCCAACTTGTAGAGACAATAGAGCCTGAAAACAAACATGCTGAATG CATGAAGGATGCTAAGATCTACTACCCATCAAG GGATGATCAAGAATCTGTAGAAATTTGTTACTCGGATATAAACTGCCTAGACCCTGAAGGTTTTTTGACATCACCGATCATGAACTTTTACATCAG GTATTTACGGCTGCAAATCTCCCCAACAAACAAGGCTATATGTGATTATCACTTTTTCAATACATTCTTCTACAAGAAGCTCAAACAGGCTGTATCTTACAAG GGGAGTGACAAAGAATCCTTTTTTGTCAAGTTTAGAAGGTGGTGGAAGGGTGTCAATATATTTCAGAAGGCATATGTCTTTATTCCCATACACGAAGA TCTTCATTGGAGCTTGGTGATTATTTGTATCCCAGACAAGGAAGATGACTTGGGACCAATTATACTTCATTTGGATTCTTTGGGACTTCACTCTAGTAAATCAGTCTTTGAAGACATTAGAAG TTATTTGAGAGAAGAATGGAACTACATGAAACAAGAAGTTTCTCCGCCAGATCTTCCAATTGCAGACCGAATATGGAAACATCTCCCTCGTAGAATTGATGTGAAAAAAATTGAG GTTCCTCAACAGAAAAATGACTATGATTGTGGTCTCTTTGTGCTGTTCTTCATGGAGCGATTCATTGAAGAGGCTCCTGAGAGACTGAAAAAGAAAGATTTGGCAATG tttggcAAGCGGTGGTTCAGACCTGAACAAGCCTCTGGTTTGAGAGTGAAAATCCGAAAATTACTATCAGATGAATTTCAAAAGGCATATGAGGGTGGCCAATATTTGGAATTTTCTCCTTCGTCTTCAGGTGGTGCTTCACCCTGA
- the LOC110635340 gene encoding ubiquitin-like-specific protease 1D isoform X1, producing MEEENSKKRPLDLDWDVILDSKDDEQQQILIVKGPTQLPKPSPMSTDHSPREDCASMTDRELEDGIKRQKLNIANLSPILPDKGEKLRALLKTLEDEYQRRKLRRPEMDVDVFEKPAQLTSSGITDGFKQKNGSSEVHSQSEVAIIFSRKTKENTDCKIVKAFDDEELSTLSRCNSQKTRTDGALSQSWRKKGHSSSKKLPFQYDNSPSHNGDKHVTYNGDRKDRASSTSSFSHTGESFSSNFSKKKDTCQVLPSNGSGPRKQGKTVVLVDEDETQLVETIEPENKHAECMKDAKIYYPSRDDQESVEICYSDINCLDPEGFLTSPIMNFYIRYLRLQISPTNKAICDYHFFNTFFYKKLKQAVSYKGSDKESFFVKFRRWWKGVNIFQKAYVFIPIHEDLHWSLVIICIPDKEDDLGPIILHLDSLGLHSSKSVFEDIRSYLREEWNYMKQEVSPPDLPIADRIWKHLPRRIDVKKIEVPQQKNDYDCGLFVLFFMERFIEEAPERLKKKDLAMFGKRWFRPEQASGLRVKIRKLLSDEFQKAYEGGQYLEFSPSSSGGASP from the exons ATGGAAGAAGAGAATTCCAAGAAGAGACCGCTGGACCTTGACTGGGACGTGATATTGGACTCAAAAGACGACGAACAACAGCAGATACTGATCGTTAAAGGGCCTACGCAACTGCCAAAACCCTCGCCAATGAGCACCGATCACTCGCCTAGGGAGGATTGTGCTTCCATGACCGATCGCGAGCTTGAGGACGGTATTAAGAGGCAGAAGCTCAATATTGCAAATTTAAGCCCAATTTTGCCTGACAAAGGTGAGAAACTTCGGGCGTTGCTTAAAACCTTAGAGGATGAATACCAACGGAGAAAGCTTCGACGCCCTGAAATG GATGTTGATGTATTTGAGAAGCCTGCTCAGTTAACAAGTTCAGGTATAACTG ATGGCTTTAAACAAAAGAATGGATCATCTGAAGTACATTCACAATCTGAAGTTGCCATTATTTTTAGTAGAAAGACGAAAGAAAAT ACAGATTGCAAGATAGTCAAAGCATTTGATGATGAAGAATTGTCAACTTTGAGTCGATGCAACAGCCAGAAAACGAGAACTGATGGAGCCTTATCACAAAGTTGGAGAAAAAAAGGTCATTCATCATCAAAAAAATTGCCTTTTCAATACGATAACAGCCCTTCACATAATGGAGATAAACATGTTACATATAACGGTGATCGAAAGGACAGAGCTTCTTCTACTTCTTCCTTCAGCCACACTGGGGAAAGCTTTTCCAGCAATTTTTCCAAGAA GAAGGATACTTGTCAAGTCCTACCTTCAAATGGCTCAGGGCCTAGGAAA CAGGGGAAGACAGTTGTTCTTGTAGATGAGGATGAAACCCAACTTGTAGAGACAATAGAGCCTGAAAACAAACATGCTGAATG CATGAAGGATGCTAAGATCTACTACCCATCAAG GGATGATCAAGAATCTGTAGAAATTTGTTACTCGGATATAAACTGCCTAGACCCTGAAGGTTTTTTGACATCACCGATCATGAACTTTTACATCAG GTATTTACGGCTGCAAATCTCCCCAACAAACAAGGCTATATGTGATTATCACTTTTTCAATACATTCTTCTACAAGAAGCTCAAACAGGCTGTATCTTACAAG GGGAGTGACAAAGAATCCTTTTTTGTCAAGTTTAGAAGGTGGTGGAAGGGTGTCAATATATTTCAGAAGGCATATGTCTTTATTCCCATACACGAAGA TCTTCATTGGAGCTTGGTGATTATTTGTATCCCAGACAAGGAAGATGACTTGGGACCAATTATACTTCATTTGGATTCTTTGGGACTTCACTCTAGTAAATCAGTCTTTGAAGACATTAGAAG TTATTTGAGAGAAGAATGGAACTACATGAAACAAGAAGTTTCTCCGCCAGATCTTCCAATTGCAGACCGAATATGGAAACATCTCCCTCGTAGAATTGATGTGAAAAAAATTGAG GTTCCTCAACAGAAAAATGACTATGATTGTGGTCTCTTTGTGCTGTTCTTCATGGAGCGATTCATTGAAGAGGCTCCTGAGAGACTGAAAAAGAAAGATTTGGCAATG tttggcAAGCGGTGGTTCAGACCTGAACAAGCCTCTGGTTTGAGAGTGAAAATCCGAAAATTACTATCAGATGAATTTCAAAAGGCATATGAGGGTGGCCAATATTTGGAATTTTCTCCTTCGTCTTCAGGTGGTGCTTCACCCTGA